Genomic segment of Actinomycetota bacterium:
CACGTTCTGCACGATCATGTCCACGTTGACCTCAGCCTCCGCCAACGGCTTGAACACCAGCGCCGCCACCCCAGGCTGGTCCGGTACGCCCTCCAACGTCACTTTCGCCTCGGACGTGTCATGCGTGACCGCCGAGATGATCGCCTTCTCCATCATCCGTTCGTCCTCTTCGGAAACAAAGGTCCCCTGCTCCTGCACGAATGACGATCGCACGTGCAGAACAACGCGGTGGTTCCGGGCCAGCTCGACCGATCGCGCCATGAGCACGCGAGAGCCGGTGGCAGACATCTCAAGCATCTCCTCGTAGCTGACTGCGTGCAGCTTCCGGGCCTCCGGCACGATCCGGGGATCGGCCGTGAACACTCCGTCCACGTCCTTGCACAGCTCGCACACGTCCGCTTCCAGGGCAGCGGCGAGCGCAACGGCGGTGAGGTCCGACGCGCCGCGGCCGAACGTGGTGATGTCCAGCGTGTCCCCGGAAACGCCATGAAAGCCGGCCACGATCGGGATGCGCCCTTTGTCCAACGACTCCACAATCCTGCGCGGCCGGACGTCCGCGATCCGCGCCTTGCCATGCAGCGCATCGGTGATGATCCCGGCCTGGGAGCCGGTGAACGACTCTGCCTCGCGTCCGAGCCTGTCGATGGCCATCGCGACCAGCGACATGGAAATCCTCTCCCCGGCCGAGACGAGCATGTCCAGCTCGCGGGGGGGCGGTTGCTCGTTGACGGACCTGGCCAGCGCGAACAGCTCGTCGGTCGTGTCTCCCATCGCCGACACCACCGCGACCACCCGGTCGCCGCCGGACGCCGTCGCGACGATCCGCCGCGCGACGTTGTGAATCCGCGACGCGTCGGCCAGCGACGATCCGCCGTACTTCTGGACGATGATCCCCATCTCAGACCTCGCGGCGCCCCTCGAGCGCGCGTCCGAGGGTCACCTCGTCGGCATAGTCGAGGTCACCGCCGACCGGGAGCCCGGAAGCGATGCGCGTGACCTTCATCCCCAGAGGCTTCAGCAGGCGGCTGAGGTACATCGCGGTCGCTTCGCCCTCGACGCTGGGCGACGTCGCGAGTATCACCTCGGACACGGCGTCTGTTCCCACCCGCTCCAGCAGCTCGCGCACGCGCAGATCCTCTGGCCCGATCCCGTCCAGGGGGGAGATGCAGCCGCCGAGGACGTGGTAGACGCCTTTGAACTCCGCCGTGCGCTCGATGGCCGCCAGATCCTTGATCTCCTCCACCACGCAGACGATCGCGAGGTCGCGGCCGGAGGCCGAACAGATCGGGCACAGCATTCCCTCAGCAAGGTTGAAGCACGTCCGGCAGAACGTGATCTTCAGCTTCACCTCCCGCATTGCCGACGCCAGCCGCTCCACGTCGTCGGAGGGAGCGCGAAGGACGTGAAGGGCGAGGCGCTGTGCGCTCTTCGGGCCGATGCCGGGAAGCCGGTTGAGTTCGTCCACCAGCCGCTGGACCAGTGGTGAGAAGACGGACACCTAGACGTCCGTCTCCTCGACGATCTCGGCCCCCAGCCCCTTCATGACCAGCTCGTCGGGCGTCGCCGCCACGGGGGCCGCGACCTGCGCCTTGGCGGGGTTGGTCCCGGGCTTGACCTCCGGCCGGAGCTTCAGCGAGCGGCCAAAGGCCTCCTTCGACGCCGCCGCGAGGTGCGCGGTGTGCTCGGTCTTCTGGATGGCCTCGGCGTGGAAGCTGCGCTCGAAGCCGACTACCAGCACCCCTTCGTTGACCTCCAGCGGCCATGCCTCCTTTATCAGCGCGTGCGTGGTCCGCTTGCGGGCCCGGACTCCCGCCAGAAACGCGTCCCACTGCTCCTGCAGTCCCTTCTCCGCGGGGTCGGCCGGCTGCTGTTGCGCCTCGGCCTCCGGCCGCTGGGGCTCGTCGTCCGCTTGGGTCGGGGCCGGCTGCGGAATGTCCGCTGCGGGGGTTGCCTGTGACGCTCCGTTGGCCGGGGCCGGCGGGGGCCCGGCCGCCGTCGTGCGCGGCCGCGGCGGCGCTGAGGTTGTGGCAGCGGTGGGTGCCACCTGGACGGCCGGAGCCTGAGGACCATGCCCCCCCTGCAGAATCACCCGCTCGAGCCGCTCCACCCGCGCGACGAGGGGAGCCGTATCGGCCTGAAGGCATGCCGCTCTGGCCAGAGTCACTTCGAGGGTGAGCCGCGGGTGGGACGCCGAGCGCACGTCGGCCTGCGCCTCCCCCAGGACCCGGAGCACCCACTCCAGGTGAGCCGGCGTGAACACCTGGACCAGCTCCCGCAGGCGGACGGCCGCCTGCTCGTCGGCGTCCAGGACGTGGTGGGCGCCGTGGGAGACGAGGAAAAGCGACCGGAACTGCTCCATGAGCTGCCGCAGCAGCTGGCGGGGGTCCCATCCACGCTCCACGATCGCCTCGACCTGCCTGAACACCTCGGCGACGTCCTGCGCCGCGATCGCCGACACCAGTCCCATCAGGACGTCCTCGGGCGCCTCGCCCACCATCTGGACGACGTCCTGACGGGTAATCGATCCCTGTGCCGATCCCGCGGCCTGGTCCAACAGGGCCAGGGCGTCGCGGGCCGAGCCGCGGGCGTGGCGGGCGATGAGCGCCAGCGCGGCCGGTTCGACCTTGAAGCCTTCCTGCTCGGCGATCGCCGAGAGGTGACCGGAGAGCAGCGACGCCGAGATCCTCCTGAACTCGAATCGCTGGCACCGGGACACCACGGTCGCCGGCAGCTTGTGGGACTCGGTGGTGCACAGGACGAACACGACGTGGGACGGAGGCTCTTCGAGGATCTTGAGCAGCGCGTTGAACGCCGGCGTGGACAGCTGGTGCGCCTCGTCGATGATGTAGACCTTCCGGCCCCCGGACGCCGACGCCAGGGGTATCGAGTCGCGGATCGACCGGACGTCGTCGACGGACGTGTGTGAGGCGGCGTCCATCTCGAAGACGTCCAGAGAGATGCCGTCTGAGATCTCCCGGCACTGGACGCACTTGCCGCAGGGCTCCGGGGTGGGACCCTTTTCGCAGTTCAACGACTTCGCGAGGATCCTGGCCGTCGAAGTCTTGCCCGTTCCCTTGGGTCCCGAGAACAGGTAGGCGTGGGCGACCCGGTCCTCACGCAACGCCCCCGCCAGAGTCTCGGTCACGTGCTCCTGACCGAGATGGGGACAGGACCCCGTCGCGT
This window contains:
- a CDS encoding aspartate kinase, whose amino-acid sequence is MGIIVQKYGGSSLADASRIHNVARRIVATASGGDRVVAVVSAMGDTTDELFALARSVNEQPPPRELDMLVSAGERISMSLVAMAIDRLGREAESFTGSQAGIITDALHGKARIADVRPRRIVESLDKGRIPIVAGFHGVSGDTLDITTFGRGASDLTAVALAAALEADVCELCKDVDGVFTADPRIVPEARKLHAVSYEEMLEMSATGSRVLMARSVELARNHRVVLHVRSSFVQEQGTFVSEEDERMMEKAIISAVTHDTSEAKVTLEGVPDQPGVAALVFKPLAEAEVNVDMIVQNVSHEGRTDISFTVPIEDLPRAMDTMRRVTQTIGANSVDSDQEIGRVSLVGAGMRVHPGVSADMFHALAEAGVNILMISTSPIRISCVVRKDQVERAVQAVHDRFRLSQEVVYRAEHPPPAPAQ
- the recR gene encoding recombination mediator RecR, which translates into the protein MSVFSPLVQRLVDELNRLPGIGPKSAQRLALHVLRAPSDDVERLASAMREVKLKITFCRTCFNLAEGMLCPICSASGRDLAIVCVVEEIKDLAAIERTAEFKGVYHVLGGCISPLDGIGPEDLRVRELLERVGTDAVSEVILATSPSVEGEATAMYLSRLLKPLGMKVTRIASGLPVGGDLDYADEVTLGRALEGRREV
- the dnaX gene encoding DNA polymerase III subunit gamma/tau, giving the protein MTYLSLYRKWRPATFTDVPDPYATGSCPHLGQEHVTETLAGALREDRVAHAYLFSGPKGTGKTSTARILAKSLNCEKGPTPEPCGKCVQCREISDGISLDVFEMDAASHTSVDDVRSIRDSIPLASASGGRKVYIIDEAHQLSTPAFNALLKILEEPPSHVVFVLCTTESHKLPATVVSRCQRFEFRRISASLLSGHLSAIAEQEGFKVEPAALALIARHARGSARDALALLDQAAGSAQGSITRQDVVQMVGEAPEDVLMGLVSAIAAQDVAEVFRQVEAIVERGWDPRQLLRQLMEQFRSLFLVSHGAHHVLDADEQAAVRLRELVQVFTPAHLEWVLRVLGEAQADVRSASHPRLTLEVTLARAACLQADTAPLVARVERLERVILQGGHGPQAPAVQVAPTAATTSAPPRPRTTAAGPPPAPANGASQATPAADIPQPAPTQADDEPQRPEAEAQQQPADPAEKGLQEQWDAFLAGVRARKRTTHALIKEAWPLEVNEGVLVVGFERSFHAEAIQKTEHTAHLAAASKEAFGRSLKLRPEVKPGTNPAKAQVAAPVAATPDELVMKGLGAEIVEETDV